A window of the Oscillospiraceae bacterium NTUH-002-81 genome harbors these coding sequences:
- a CDS encoding ABC transporter ATP-binding protein: protein MSRREKQTFTPDRIRSYFVMEWLPLLLVTISGVIYNVGLLATPRFEGRLAQCLADILGGSATAAKMAMLVILYVIVTFIVQAARFVKRFYVRRFANNINRRMKGILYANLVRQSRAALEKEGVGNVMTKAISDVDDCVEGMRKFTTEVFDTGVALAGYVVMLLVYDWRLALLSLLFTPISYFCAEWMKKPVQRAGASYKKAAGALSAATLDRAENAVTYRVYGCEDTRAGLYEGALNRYEKTAVRNNVWQSALPPLYLAASEAGVLFILWFGAKNVLGTGWSSWDIAAFTTFLSCFTKLTVKSSKVAKLFNAVQKAEVSWKRIKPLMQSPEQLEPLAIPAAEEVTLENLSFAYGDTTVFSGLTLTARPGEMIGVTGPVACGKSTFGRVFLCESPYEGSVRFGKRELSILTPREIAATVGYLGHDPELSADTLEHNVLCGSEQEVIPYFQAVAFREEVLSMEKQAETVIGSSGTRLSGGQAQRLALARTLAHPRPLMILDDPFSALDRKTEDTVFANLQEYAKDKVVFLISHRLYHFPQMQKVIFMEDGKTTVGTHGELMASVPAYRRLYESQTGGEQHEEA, encoded by the coding sequence ATGAGCAGGAGAGAGAAGCAGACATTTACACCGGATCGCATCCGTTCCTATTTCGTGATGGAATGGCTGCCGCTTTTGCTGGTTACGATTTCCGGTGTGATCTACAATGTGGGGCTGCTGGCAACGCCCCGGTTCGAGGGACGGCTGGCCCAGTGCCTGGCGGACATTCTGGGAGGGAGCGCAACGGCTGCCAAGATGGCCATGCTGGTGATCTTATACGTGATTGTCACATTTATCGTGCAGGCGGCCCGGTTTGTGAAGCGTTTTTATGTCCGGCGGTTTGCCAACAATATCAACCGGCGGATGAAGGGCATCCTTTATGCCAATCTGGTGCGCCAGAGCCGGGCGGCACTGGAAAAGGAAGGTGTCGGAAACGTCATGACGAAGGCCATTTCCGATGTGGATGACTGCGTGGAGGGCATGCGGAAATTTACCACGGAAGTGTTTGACACGGGTGTGGCGCTGGCCGGTTATGTAGTCATGCTGCTGGTGTACGACTGGCGGCTGGCACTGCTGAGTCTGCTTTTCACACCGATCTCTTATTTTTGCGCAGAATGGATGAAAAAACCGGTGCAGCGTGCCGGAGCTTCCTATAAGAAAGCGGCCGGGGCTTTGAGCGCAGCCACGCTGGACCGGGCGGAAAATGCCGTTACCTACCGGGTGTACGGCTGTGAGGATACCAGAGCCGGGCTTTATGAAGGGGCGCTGAATCGCTATGAGAAAACGGCGGTGCGTAACAATGTGTGGCAGTCGGCCCTTCCGCCGCTGTATCTGGCGGCATCTGAGGCGGGGGTGTTATTTATCCTCTGGTTTGGCGCTAAAAATGTGCTGGGAACCGGATGGAGCAGCTGGGATATCGCAGCATTTACCACGTTTCTTTCCTGTTTTACCAAGCTGACCGTCAAATCCTCCAAGGTTGCCAAGCTGTTTAACGCGGTACAGAAAGCGGAAGTTTCCTGGAAACGGATAAAACCGCTGATGCAGTCGCCGGAGCAGCTGGAGCCGCTGGCCATTCCGGCAGCAGAAGAGGTGACGCTGGAGAATCTTTCTTTCGCCTATGGAGATACGACTGTATTTTCCGGTCTGACATTGACAGCCCGTCCGGGAGAAATGATCGGCGTCACCGGCCCGGTTGCCTGCGGAAAATCCACCTTCGGGCGCGTGTTCCTCTGCGAATCCCCGTATGAGGGCTCGGTTCGTTTCGGTAAAAGAGAGCTTTCCATCCTCACTCCGAGAGAAATCGCTGCCACGGTGGGATATCTGGGGCACGACCCGGAGCTGAGCGCGGACACGCTGGAGCATAACGTGCTGTGCGGCAGCGAGCAGGAGGTCATCCCTTATTTTCAGGCGGTGGCATTCCGGGAAGAAGTGTTATCCATGGAAAAGCAGGCAGAAACAGTCATCGGCAGCAGCGGTACCCGTCTGTCCGGCGGCCAGGCCCAGCGGCTGGCACTGGCACGGACGCTGGCCCATCCGCGTCCACTGATGATCCTGGATGATCCGTTTTCTGCCCTTGACCGGAAAACAGAAGATACGGTATTTGCCAATCTGCAGGAGTATGCAAAGGATAAGGTCGTCTTTCTCATTTCCCACCGGCTGTACCATTTCCCACAGATGCAGAAGGTGATCTTCATGGAAGACGGAAAGACCACAGTCGGAACCCATGGGGAGCTGATGGCTTCGGTTCCGGCATATCGAAGACTTTATGAAAGCCAGACAGGAGGGGAACAGCATGAAGAAGCATAA
- a CDS encoding helix-turn-helix domain-containing protein — MDITGRKITKIAREAEKLVLLTLRETGVGTAEIDLIHALRHRPGCTQAQLAEILHADKAAIARRTKNLETKGYLIRRDDPHDRRSQQLFPTEKAEAMKVSKVEIESSFYEYLTRVLTAEEAEAFAASLDKLYRASKTESRAGFPHFHKTDGEMKA; from the coding sequence ATGGATATCACAGGACGAAAAATCACGAAGATTGCCCGGGAAGCGGAGAAGCTGGTTTTGCTGACTCTGCGGGAAACGGGCGTTGGAACGGCGGAGATCGATCTGATCCATGCGTTGCGTCACAGACCCGGCTGCACGCAGGCGCAGCTGGCGGAGATTCTCCATGCGGATAAAGCGGCCATTGCCCGCAGAACCAAAAATCTTGAGACAAAGGGATACCTGATCCGCAGGGATGATCCCCATGACCGGCGCAGCCAGCAGCTCTTTCCCACGGAAAAAGCAGAAGCCATGAAAGTGTCCAAGGTGGAGATCGAATCGTCCTTTTACGAATATCTGACCCGCGTGCTGACGGCGGAGGAAGCGGAGGCCTTTGCGGCATCCCTGGATAAGCTGTACCGGGCCTCCAAGACCGAGAGCCGGGCGGGATTTCCGCATTTTCATAAAACGGACGGGGAGATGAAAGCATGA